One Halobacteriovorax sp. GB3 genomic window carries:
- a CDS encoding NADH-quinone oxidoreductase subunit A, with amino-acid sequence MSSYNLDVYMPVLILMAFALIMVFGALLVGMLIRPHNPTELKQTPYECGEEPIGTAWSNFNVRFYVVALIFLIFDVEGALMFPVASVFKKFNEIGLGGAVLGSFLLFITILFAGVVYCWKKGDLDWVRSYQVNETATQED; translated from the coding sequence ATGTCGTCATACAACTTAGACGTCTACATGCCAGTATTAATTTTAATGGCATTCGCATTGATTATGGTATTTGGTGCGCTTTTAGTAGGGATGCTGATACGTCCACATAACCCTACTGAACTTAAGCAAACACCATACGAATGTGGTGAGGAACCAATTGGTACAGCTTGGTCGAACTTTAACGTTCGCTTTTACGTTGTAGCACTTATCTTCCTTATCTTTGATGTTGAGGGAGCTTTAATGTTTCCAGTTGCCTCAGTATTTAAGAAGTTTAATGAGATTGGCCTCGGTGGAGCTGTCCTAGGTTCGTTTCTTCTTTTCATTACAATCCTGTTCGCAGGTGTTGTTTATTGTTGGAAGAAAGGTGACCTTGATTGGGTTAGGTCTTACCAGGTTAATGAAACAGCTACACAAGAGGATTAA
- a CDS encoding NADH-quinone oxidoreductase subunit J family protein, with protein sequence MFGSTLFFLSALLTLGGAIMVAGTKNLVHACVYLLASLFGVAGLYATLGADFLAATQLVVYAGGVVILMLFGIMLTGGNTNNANKFGLVKVPGMGSVKTFIIGGLSATVISLVLLKIIASVLKANEIGELPEFTSTVEKIGTMLITDHVLAFEISSVLLLGALVGAAVISRPTRKG encoded by the coding sequence ATGTTTGGTAGTACGCTCTTTTTTCTTTCTGCCCTACTGACACTAGGTGGTGCAATCATGGTAGCAGGGACTAAAAACCTTGTTCACGCATGTGTTTACCTTCTAGCAAGTCTGTTTGGTGTAGCTGGATTATACGCTACGCTTGGAGCTGATTTCTTAGCTGCAACTCAACTTGTTGTATATGCAGGTGGTGTTGTTATTCTAATGCTTTTTGGAATCATGCTTACTGGTGGAAACACTAATAACGCTAACAAGTTTGGACTAGTTAAAGTACCTGGTATGGGTTCTGTTAAAACTTTCATTATCGGTGGTTTAAGTGCAACAGTAATTTCACTTGTTCTACTTAAAATTATCGCTAGCGTTCTTAAAGCAAATGAAATTGGTGAACTTCCAGAGTTCACTTCGACAGTTGAAAAAATTGGAACAATGTTAATTACTGACCACGTACTAGCTTTCGAGATTTCTTCAGTTTTACTACTGGGAGCTCTTGTTGGTGCAGCAGTAATTTCTAGACCGACGAGGAAAGGATAA
- the nuoK gene encoding NADH-quinone oxidoreductase subunit NuoK encodes MITLASYLFIAFALFVCGIAVMIARKNIIAIMLGIELILNAAALNFAAYTRFINNNLEGHLMSLFIIVIAAAEAAVGLAIVIRFFQIRDSIHIDDATQLQS; translated from the coding sequence ATGATAACATTAGCTTCATATCTTTTTATTGCTTTTGCTCTTTTCGTATGCGGAATCGCAGTCATGATCGCAAGAAAAAATATCATTGCGATTATGCTTGGAATCGAGCTTATCTTGAATGCTGCGGCACTTAACTTTGCTGCTTATACAAGATTTATTAATAACAACTTGGAAGGGCATCTTATGTCTCTTTTCATTATCGTTATTGCCGCGGCTGAAGCAGCTGTTGGTCTTGCGATTGTGATTAGATTCTTCCAGATTAGAGATAGTATTCACATTGATGATGCTACTCAATTACAGAGTTAA
- a CDS encoding NADH-quinone oxidoreductase subunit N: MALTYLANIGRYVPELIMCFTMVGLIMIEAAYSDKEKGSSKGYLFGFAYMGLFFSLVYLVQGLSKDPVTLFTGSVVIDSFSTLAKIVMVLGTAFVIYLSRQSKDIYEDMKSEFVIIAVGVLVGGMLLSSANNMLILYIGIETLSILSYVLASLKKNDTRSSEAGLKYVLYGGVSAGIMLFGISHIFGMTGTIQFTEIMQILPTLDAQKMAILLPSFLLFFVGIGYKISCVPFHMWTPDVYEGSPLPVTTFFAIVPKVAGIAVLTRVTMVFFGGEPTALQMTWVGTLSVVAALTMTVGNVSAIGQRSVKRMLAYSSISHAGVMIAAATVLKQTGATSILFYLITYMFMTIVAFFIVSIVQDKYGNDHFERFNGLMNKYPVMAICMAIVMFSLAGLPPLSGFVAKFNILAAILKEKYYVLAVILGLNSVVSLYYYLKIVRLMVFKPAESDEKIEGFGFVNQTFIAALCVPVVVLGVFWEKIILIADGAKIFIK, encoded by the coding sequence ATGGCACTTACTTATTTAGCAAATATTGGACGTTATGTTCCAGAACTGATTATGTGTTTTACTATGGTCGGTCTCATTATGATTGAGGCCGCTTATAGTGACAAAGAGAAAGGAAGTTCTAAGGGTTACCTTTTTGGTTTTGCCTACATGGGTCTTTTCTTTTCTCTAGTATATCTTGTTCAAGGCCTATCTAAAGATCCAGTGACACTGTTTACTGGCTCTGTAGTAATCGATTCGTTTAGCACACTTGCTAAAATCGTGATGGTTCTTGGTACAGCTTTTGTAATCTACTTAAGTAGACAATCAAAAGACATCTATGAAGATATGAAGTCTGAGTTCGTTATTATCGCAGTTGGTGTACTCGTTGGTGGTATGCTTCTTTCTTCTGCAAATAACATGCTAATTCTTTATATTGGAATTGAGACACTTTCTATTCTTTCTTATGTTCTTGCATCTCTTAAGAAGAATGACACAAGATCATCAGAAGCTGGTTTAAAGTATGTTCTCTATGGTGGTGTTTCTGCCGGTATCATGCTTTTCGGTATCAGCCATATCTTTGGTATGACAGGTACAATTCAGTTCACTGAGATTATGCAAATTCTTCCAACATTAGATGCACAGAAGATGGCCATTCTTCTTCCATCGTTCTTATTGTTCTTTGTAGGTATTGGTTACAAGATTTCTTGTGTTCCTTTCCACATGTGGACACCAGATGTTTATGAAGGTTCACCACTTCCTGTTACAACATTTTTTGCAATCGTTCCTAAGGTTGCAGGTATTGCTGTTCTTACAAGAGTGACAATGGTTTTCTTTGGTGGCGAGCCAACAGCTCTTCAGATGACATGGGTTGGAACACTAAGTGTTGTTGCTGCTCTTACTATGACTGTTGGTAACGTTTCAGCAATCGGACAGAGATCAGTAAAAAGAATGTTAGCTTACTCTTCAATCTCACACGCAGGTGTTATGATTGCAGCGGCTACTGTTTTAAAACAAACAGGGGCTACATCAATTCTTTTCTACCTAATCACTTATATGTTTATGACAATCGTAGCGTTCTTTATCGTTTCAATTGTTCAAGATAAGTATGGAAATGATCATTTTGAGAGATTTAATGGGCTTATGAATAAGTATCCAGTTATGGCCATTTGTATGGCGATCGTAATGTTCTCTCTAGCAGGTCTTCCTCCACTTTCAGGTTTTGTTGCTAAGTTCAATATTCTAGCAGCGATCTTGAAAGAGAAGTATTATGTACTTGCAGTAATTCTTGGTCTAAACAGTGTTGTCTCTCTTTACTACTATTTGAAGATTGTAAGACTTATGGTTTTCAAGCCAGCAGAAAGTGATGAGAAAATTGAAGGTTTTGGGTTTGTTAACCAAACTTTCATCGCTGCTCTTTGTGTACCAGTTGTCGTTCTTGGTGTGTTTTGGGAAAAAATCATCCTAATTGCTGATGGAGCGAAGATTTTCATTAAATAA
- the nuoL gene encoding NADH-quinone oxidoreductase subunit L, whose product MDYTLGSIAPIVLLPFCAFVINAFIARKFTKTAVALSCSAIFGSFLFAFRVFKDFVFGNYATDYYIHKVFPWFDLNGGGQAFKVDMGIYIDNMTATMLLMVTAVATLIHIFSTYYMHHDMNYGRNGRFFTYLSLFTSAMLGLVLSDNLLSVFIFWEIMGFCSYSLIGFYYEKEGAGNASIKAFMTTRIGDVFFLLGILAVWTTVGSVSFVDIYSALAAGKFDPVMVLGIPLATFAGLCIFAGTIGKSAQFPLQVWLPDAMFGPTPCSALIHAATMVAAGVYLSLRIYPILEAGNLTFFVACIGAITAFGAATIALVQTDFKAVLAYSTISQLGYMVLGVGVGSYNAAFMHLITHAIFKACLFLSAGSVIHSLHDHHTHEHVQEMPRMGGLKNKMRFTWIAMWCCTLAIAGIPFFSGFVSKDRILGDALVAAFDNGLYWIPTILGFAGAFLTAFYMCRMMFLAFHGEPRDKELYDHTHSEKLSWNRNVPLLILSVFTLGIWFSGSLTGQKLVKVASAEGKLEWFDTLIAKPKVEKFSAYERQMFGNEDTRAKNQLPMSQYDSNHGLDEERAHHVHHVHHIGAIASIIIAFSGVFLAFLMYIKKSVNPGWWVNTFSGWYRALQNKYYFDDVYIKGFIQKGLLPFNNLLAKFDMGVYDRFAVDGWASVNRWLYTVAKWFDNLVVDTIGVDGTGASVRFFNVILRTLQSGKIQFYFIMIILVLTGYILAL is encoded by the coding sequence ATGGATTATACACTAGGTAGTATTGCTCCAATCGTTCTGCTTCCGTTTTGTGCATTTGTAATTAACGCATTTATTGCTAGAAAATTTACAAAAACGGCCGTTGCGCTAAGCTGTTCTGCGATTTTTGGATCATTCCTCTTTGCATTTAGAGTTTTTAAGGACTTTGTCTTTGGAAATTACGCGACTGATTACTACATCCATAAGGTATTCCCATGGTTTGACCTTAATGGTGGTGGACAGGCGTTTAAAGTTGATATGGGTATCTATATCGATAACATGACAGCAACTATGCTTCTTATGGTTACTGCTGTTGCGACATTGATTCACATCTTTTCAACTTACTACATGCACCATGATATGAACTACGGTAGAAATGGTAGATTCTTTACTTACCTTTCTCTCTTTACTTCTGCGATGCTTGGTCTTGTTCTTTCGGATAACCTACTTTCAGTTTTCATCTTCTGGGAGATCATGGGATTCTGTTCATACTCACTGATCGGTTTCTACTATGAGAAAGAAGGTGCAGGTAATGCTTCAATTAAGGCCTTCATGACAACAAGAATTGGGGATGTTTTCTTCCTCCTAGGTATTCTTGCTGTTTGGACAACTGTTGGAAGTGTTTCATTTGTTGATATTTATTCAGCACTTGCTGCAGGAAAATTTGATCCAGTTATGGTTCTTGGAATTCCTCTTGCTACTTTTGCTGGTCTTTGTATTTTTGCTGGTACAATTGGTAAATCAGCTCAATTCCCTCTTCAAGTATGGCTACCAGATGCGATGTTTGGTCCAACTCCATGTTCGGCCCTAATCCACGCCGCTACAATGGTTGCTGCTGGGGTTTATCTTTCACTTAGAATTTACCCAATTCTTGAAGCTGGTAACTTAACATTCTTCGTCGCTTGTATCGGGGCAATTACTGCTTTCGGTGCTGCAACGATTGCTCTTGTTCAAACAGACTTCAAAGCAGTACTTGCTTATTCAACGATTTCTCAGCTTGGATACATGGTACTAGGTGTTGGAGTTGGTTCTTACAATGCAGCATTTATGCACTTGATTACACACGCTATCTTTAAAGCATGTCTTTTCCTAAGTGCCGGTTCTGTAATTCACTCACTACACGATCATCACACTCATGAGCACGTACAAGAAATGCCAAGAATGGGTGGTCTTAAAAATAAAATGAGATTCACATGGATTGCAATGTGGTGTTGTACACTTGCTATTGCTGGTATTCCATTCTTCTCAGGATTCGTTTCTAAAGACAGAATCCTTGGTGATGCACTTGTAGCGGCTTTTGATAATGGTCTCTATTGGATTCCAACAATTCTTGGTTTTGCTGGAGCCTTCTTAACAGCTTTCTACATGTGTAGAATGATGTTCTTAGCTTTCCACGGTGAGCCAAGAGATAAAGAACTTTATGATCATACTCACTCTGAGAAGCTTTCTTGGAATAGAAACGTTCCTCTTCTAATTCTTTCAGTTTTCACTTTAGGTATCTGGTTCTCTGGATCACTTACAGGTCAAAAGCTTGTTAAAGTAGCAAGTGCTGAAGGTAAGCTTGAGTGGTTTGATACTCTAATTGCTAAGCCAAAAGTAGAGAAATTCTCTGCTTACGAAAGACAAATGTTTGGAAATGAAGACACTAGAGCTAAAAATCAGCTTCCAATGTCTCAATATGATTCAAACCACGGTCTAGATGAAGAAAGAGCGCATCATGTTCACCATGTGCACCATATTGGAGCTATTGCTTCAATCATCATCGCATTCTCTGGTGTTTTCTTAGCATTCCTTATGTACATCAAGAAATCTGTTAATCCAGGTTGGTGGGTTAATACATTCTCTGGATGGTATAGAGCACTTCAGAATAAATATTACTTTGATGATGTTTATATCAAAGGATTTATTCAAAAAGGTCTACTACCGTTTAACAATCTTCTTGCTAAATTTGACATGGGTGTTTATGACAGATTTGCAGTTGATGGTTGGGCTTCAGTAAACAGATGGCTTTACACAGTTGCTAAGTGGTTCGACAACCTCGTTGTTGACACTATTGGTGTTGATGGAACTGGTGCTTCAGTAAGATTTTTCAATGTTATTTTGAGAACTCTTCAATCAGGTAAAATTCAGTTCTACTTTATTATGATTATTTTAGTTCTAACAGGTTACATTTTAGCTTTATAA
- a CDS encoding complex I subunit 4 family protein — translation MSGTSNLLNWILWMPIIGVLGILFIPRTKEGAIRVWSLINTVITLVLSLVLYAKFDTTVPGMQQAFSVKIPWISQFNINYYLGVDGISLPMIVLTSLLLAICILSSWTIKKQVKAYFALLLFLQSTVYGVFMALDFFLFYVYWEVMLIPMFFLIGVWGGENREYAAVKFFLYTFFGSILMLVGMVALYFVSGQTESSFDILALSGGHFTKEVVEIFGMAIPFAKLFFVALFIGFAIKVPVFPFHTWLPHAHVQAPTAISVILAGVLLKMGTYGFLRIAFPIFPEASVYFSDAIAWLGLINVIYGAFCAMAQTDVKKLVAYSSVSHMGFVMLGLAAMTVQGMNGAVLQMFNHGTSTAMMFLLIGILYERSHHRWIVRPDGSKGFGGLYTQLPVYSIIFIIAMFASMGLPGLSGFISEALIFLGIYERFTTITVIGVVGLLIGAAYLLWMFKRMFFGEVVEECKSYTDMNAREVFYMIPLCVAVIFFGIFPSPILNVMKASVGKLVSLLAQY, via the coding sequence GTGAGCGGTACGTCAAATTTATTAAACTGGATTCTATGGATGCCAATTATTGGTGTTTTAGGGATCTTGTTCATTCCAAGAACTAAGGAAGGAGCAATTAGAGTTTGGTCTTTGATCAACACTGTTATTACTCTCGTCTTGTCTTTAGTGCTTTATGCAAAATTCGACACGACAGTTCCAGGAATGCAACAAGCATTTTCTGTTAAGATTCCTTGGATCAGCCAATTCAACATTAATTATTACCTAGGAGTTGATGGGATCTCTCTTCCAATGATTGTTCTTACATCATTGCTTCTAGCGATCTGTATTCTTTCTTCTTGGACTATCAAAAAGCAAGTTAAGGCTTACTTTGCACTACTACTGTTCCTACAAAGTACTGTTTACGGTGTATTCATGGCCCTTGATTTCTTCCTTTTCTATGTTTATTGGGAAGTAATGCTTATTCCAATGTTCTTCCTTATCGGTGTATGGGGTGGAGAAAACAGAGAATACGCTGCTGTTAAGTTTTTCCTTTATACGTTCTTTGGATCAATCTTAATGCTAGTTGGTATGGTTGCTCTTTACTTTGTATCAGGGCAAACAGAAAGCTCATTTGATATTCTTGCTCTTTCTGGTGGTCACTTCACTAAGGAAGTAGTTGAGATTTTTGGAATGGCAATTCCATTTGCAAAACTATTCTTTGTAGCACTTTTCATCGGGTTCGCTATCAAAGTTCCAGTTTTCCCATTCCACACATGGCTGCCACACGCTCACGTACAGGCTCCAACTGCTATATCAGTTATCCTTGCCGGTGTTCTTCTAAAGATGGGTACTTACGGTTTCTTAAGAATCGCATTCCCAATCTTCCCAGAAGCTTCAGTTTACTTTTCTGATGCTATCGCTTGGCTTGGTCTTATTAACGTTATTTACGGTGCATTCTGTGCAATGGCTCAAACTGACGTTAAGAAACTTGTTGCATACTCTTCTGTTTCACACATGGGGTTTGTAATGCTAGGTCTTGCTGCTATGACAGTTCAAGGTATGAACGGTGCTGTTCTTCAGATGTTTAACCACGGAACTTCAACAGCTATGATGTTCCTACTGATCGGTATTCTTTATGAAAGATCTCACCACAGATGGATCGTTAGACCAGATGGTTCTAAAGGTTTTGGAGGTCTTTATACTCAACTACCAGTTTACTCAATTATCTTCATCATCGCGATGTTTGCATCTATGGGTCTTCCAGGTCTATCAGGGTTCATTTCTGAAGCTCTAATTTTCCTAGGAATCTATGAGAGATTTACAACAATTACAGTTATTGGTGTTGTTGGTCTTCTTATCGGTGCAGCTTATCTTCTATGGATGTTCAAGAGAATGTTTTTTGGAGAAGTTGTTGAAGAGTGTAAGTCATACACAGATATGAATGCTAGAGAAGTTTTCTACATGATTCCATTGTGTGTAGCGGTAATTTTCTTCGGAATTTTCCCATCACCGATTCTAAATGTTATGAAAGCTTCAGTTGGGAAACTTGTTTCACTTCTAGCGCAGTACTAA
- the nuoH gene encoding NADH-quinone oxidoreductase subunit NuoH produces the protein MNSIVSYFSQTEGYQAIVKTLTETLGFDATSLVAFVVFALAAFILVNVLAAVGGLGTYAERKISADIQMRQGPNRVGPFGILQFLADGVKMLLKEDVIPRQADKFLFTIAPALCMAGVFATIAVLPISSGFTLVSLNVGILYLVGMASLVGIGIFLGGYASNSKWSMLGGMRGASQIVSYEVPVTLSILAAVLLAGGMNIQTITEGQGGLPHEWYMFHNPFMFIGFFVMFIGALAETNRAPFDLPEAESELVSGYHTEYTGMRFAFFALAEYVEIFVVCGVVAALFMGGYKVPFDLGNGALFAEKLGLHPMLGKNIGQFLQIGSFVSKTLFLYYVVIWVRWTLPRMRVDHLMVLCWKYLTPIALFNLVGVAVWMYAFDGKSIMELIMAAGAGAAGGHH, from the coding sequence ATGAACAGTATCGTCTCATACTTTTCTCAAACTGAAGGCTATCAAGCGATTGTAAAAACACTGACAGAAACTTTAGGTTTCGATGCCACTTCACTTGTGGCTTTTGTCGTTTTTGCACTTGCCGCTTTTATTCTAGTCAATGTCTTGGCCGCTGTCGGTGGTCTTGGAACGTATGCAGAAAGAAAGATTTCTGCCGACATCCAAATGAGACAAGGTCCAAACCGCGTTGGTCCATTCGGGATTCTTCAATTCCTAGCCGACGGTGTAAAGATGCTTCTTAAAGAAGACGTTATCCCAAGACAGGCGGATAAATTTCTTTTTACGATTGCACCTGCACTTTGTATGGCCGGAGTTTTTGCAACGATCGCAGTACTTCCAATCTCAAGTGGATTTACGCTCGTTAGCTTAAACGTTGGTATCCTTTACCTTGTTGGTATGGCATCACTTGTTGGTATCGGTATCTTCCTTGGTGGTTACGCTTCAAACTCTAAGTGGTCTATGCTTGGTGGTATGAGGGGTGCATCTCAAATCGTTTCATACGAAGTTCCAGTAACACTATCAATCCTTGCAGCAGTTTTACTTGCTGGTGGAATGAATATCCAAACAATCACTGAAGGACAGGGGGGTCTTCCTCACGAATGGTATATGTTTCATAACCCATTCATGTTCATTGGTTTCTTTGTCATGTTTATCGGAGCACTTGCTGAGACAAACAGAGCACCATTTGACCTACCAGAAGCTGAATCAGAACTAGTATCTGGTTATCACACTGAATATACAGGTATGAGATTCGCGTTTTTTGCACTTGCTGAATACGTTGAGATCTTTGTTGTTTGTGGTGTTGTAGCAGCACTTTTCATGGGTGGATATAAAGTACCTTTCGATCTTGGAAACGGAGCACTTTTCGCTGAGAAACTTGGACTTCATCCAATGCTTGGAAAAAACATAGGACAATTTCTACAAATTGGATCATTCGTTTCGAAAACTCTATTCCTTTATTACGTAGTAATTTGGGTTCGTTGGACACTTCCACGTATGAGAGTTGACCACCTTATGGTTCTTTGTTGGAAATATTTAACTCCAATCGCACTTTTCAACCTAGTTGGTGTAGCGGTTTGGATGTATGCATTTGATGGTAAATCAATTATGGAACTAATAATGGCCGCAGGCGCAGGTGCTGCCGGTGGACATCATTAG
- a CDS encoding tetratricopeptide repeat protein codes for MSKYRIRLENKRVVGPFKVSQIVELFEKGHIKGNENCQSFPVGEWKNILLYPDIKKALKEFAQHKKANDLTQNTFSKKVQIVKNIEPKQKEAELPELQYENEDEIHIDYDELERQYQEEQQKEKEINEELIEEEENENNVDKTIVLNRPVSNNVEKTVVIGREELDEIENKDSESEESADEENLPVVEEEIDIDEKTRVVQLPVKGDEPEEENFLDEAKQFELEIEKSLEEKVEEVVEVVEKKEVVEKKKGMRPIMALIFFLIIAYLMMPEEEKKVRNIQPVSVNITFPVAAEYKDVIKSRNAYEEGIKAYQKGTYPAKVRAVKKFNESLKHQFKDNKSMGYLVLIYAEIYENAKDKRKAAQNIFKLLQLNNSKMFSDVNIALGSALFYSKVKKYYTSINIIENYLRLNKPTTRLFAAYLNALVKAGVLDKAEKVANRLLQVKKMNEETVLSLSRYMILNENHKDAYELMNKYSGEYKTSVPYLLLYTDLLIHRSDFKKLTTTLKVINELEAEKSPIYYAEYLEKMGVLTAYLKDPKKASLYFKMALKIKEDQELRTRLAQLEIGGDKITEYLIRESKIKELIRKAKLAEKKLNWDKAFQYAVQAADLDESNIQAQLYLAEIQIKRGYFSFAIETLEEIRKDYPLEREVNSILFNAYIESFRVSDAKKLLSALSRTKYIRFAEYQTMLAQYYVKIKNVKLAIRSYNESLQIDPLHDENYFEVAKVYFRAGNYQFSKARIQKAILLDPRNIEYRSFYARIISQTEGSDTAISYLLDILESHPDHPTLIGDIAYYYYQQQKLDNYKVFKERLENLTQRSASFYKSMIRSGKLEGRLDDVISYATNLLKIEPGNLVVRMELSSILIEKGKFQEALDQLNFIAQRLKTYPRVNYYISKIYVEVGKYDEAIEFANKEIKLNPTLENGYFILAEAQRLKGDYKESRKGFEKAIALNSKYVDALMGLGWLKLRQRYFEEARDLYSRALRQDENNPLIHRQLGFVYKEIGQSRLAIQSFQTYLTLNPSATDRVQINNLITQLK; via the coding sequence ATGTCTAAGTATAGGATAAGATTAGAAAATAAGCGTGTCGTTGGTCCTTTTAAAGTTTCTCAAATCGTAGAACTATTTGAAAAAGGTCATATCAAAGGTAATGAAAATTGCCAGAGTTTTCCTGTTGGTGAATGGAAAAACATACTACTTTATCCAGACATTAAAAAAGCACTCAAAGAATTTGCTCAACATAAGAAAGCGAATGATCTCACTCAAAATACATTCTCTAAAAAAGTCCAAATCGTAAAAAATATAGAACCGAAACAAAAAGAAGCTGAACTTCCTGAGCTTCAATATGAAAATGAGGATGAAATTCATATTGATTATGATGAGCTAGAAAGGCAGTACCAAGAAGAGCAACAAAAAGAGAAGGAAATCAACGAAGAGCTCATAGAGGAAGAAGAGAATGAGAATAATGTTGATAAAACGATTGTTCTCAATCGCCCCGTTTCAAATAATGTTGAGAAAACGGTTGTTATCGGTAGAGAAGAATTAGACGAAATTGAAAACAAAGATAGTGAATCTGAGGAATCAGCAGATGAAGAGAATCTTCCTGTCGTTGAGGAAGAGATTGATATTGATGAGAAAACTCGTGTCGTACAGTTACCTGTTAAAGGCGATGAGCCTGAAGAGGAAAATTTTCTAGATGAGGCTAAACAATTCGAACTGGAAATTGAGAAATCTCTTGAAGAAAAAGTAGAAGAGGTTGTTGAAGTCGTTGAGAAAAAAGAAGTAGTTGAAAAGAAAAAAGGAATGAGACCAATTATGGCCTTAATCTTTTTCCTGATCATTGCTTATCTGATGATGCCTGAAGAAGAGAAGAAAGTTCGAAATATACAACCAGTTTCAGTTAATATTACTTTTCCAGTTGCTGCTGAATATAAGGATGTTATTAAGAGTAGAAATGCATATGAAGAAGGTATAAAGGCCTATCAAAAAGGTACTTATCCTGCAAAAGTTCGTGCAGTTAAGAAGTTTAATGAATCTTTAAAACATCAATTTAAAGATAATAAATCAATGGGCTATCTTGTATTAATCTACGCTGAAATCTATGAGAATGCTAAAGACAAGAGAAAAGCAGCTCAAAATATTTTTAAACTTCTCCAGCTAAATAACTCTAAGATGTTTTCAGATGTAAACATTGCTCTAGGGTCAGCCCTTTTTTATTCAAAAGTTAAAAAGTATTATACGTCGATTAATATCATTGAAAATTATCTTCGCTTAAATAAGCCAACAACTCGCTTGTTTGCAGCTTATCTGAATGCCCTTGTAAAAGCTGGTGTACTAGATAAGGCCGAGAAAGTTGCAAATCGTTTACTTCAAGTTAAGAAAATGAATGAGGAAACAGTTCTTTCATTAAGTCGATATATGATTTTGAATGAAAATCATAAAGATGCTTATGAATTGATGAATAAGTATTCTGGTGAATATAAGACAAGTGTTCCCTATCTTCTCTTATATACAGATTTACTTATCCACAGAAGTGATTTTAAAAAATTAACTACAACTCTAAAAGTAATCAATGAACTAGAGGCCGAAAAATCTCCAATTTATTACGCTGAATACTTAGAGAAGATGGGTGTTTTAACGGCTTATTTGAAAGATCCTAAAAAGGCATCACTCTACTTTAAAATGGCCCTTAAAATTAAAGAGGATCAAGAACTAAGAACAAGACTTGCACAACTTGAGATCGGTGGAGATAAGATTACAGAATATCTTATTCGTGAAAGTAAAATTAAAGAATTAATAAGAAAGGCAAAGCTGGCTGAGAAAAAACTCAACTGGGACAAGGCGTTTCAATATGCTGTACAGGCCGCGGATTTAGATGAATCGAATATACAAGCGCAGCTGTATTTAGCTGAGATTCAGATTAAGCGAGGATACTTTTCTTTTGCTATTGAGACTTTAGAAGAGATTCGCAAAGATTATCCTCTAGAGAGAGAAGTAAACTCAATCCTATTTAATGCCTATATCGAAAGTTTTAGAGTATCGGACGCTAAGAAATTATTATCGGCACTTTCTAGAACAAAATATATTCGTTTTGCTGAATATCAAACAATGCTAGCTCAATACTACGTAAAAATTAAAAACGTTAAATTAGCTATCAGATCTTATAATGAAAGTTTGCAGATAGATCCACTCCATGACGAGAACTACTTTGAAGTTGCTAAAGTCTATTTTAGGGCCGGAAATTATCAATTCAGTAAGGCAAGGATTCAAAAAGCAATCCTTTTAGATCCTAGAAATATTGAATACAGAAGTTTTTATGCTCGCATAATAAGCCAAACTGAAGGAAGTGATACAGCAATCTCTTATCTATTAGATATACTTGAGTCCCATCCCGATCATCCGACATTGATAGGTGATATTGCATACTATTATTATCAGCAACAAAAGCTTGATAATTATAAAGTATTCAAAGAAAGGCTTGAGAATTTAACTCAAAGAAGTGCAAGTTTTTATAAGTCTATGATTCGTTCAGGAAAGCTAGAAGGGCGATTAGATGATGTTATTTCTTATGCTACGAACTTGTTAAAGATTGAACCTGGAAATCTTGTTGTTAGGATGGAGTTATCATCGATCCTTATTGAAAAGGGAAAATTTCAAGAAGCACTGGATCAGTTAAATTTTATCGCGCAAAGATTGAAGACTTATCCAAGAGTTAATTACTATATTTCAAAAATATATGTTGAAGTTGGTAAATATGATGAAGCGATTGAGTTTGCAAACAAAGAGATTAAACTCAATCCAACTTTGGAGAATGGTTATTTCATTTTAGCTGAGGCTCAAAGACTCAAAGGTGATTATAAAGAATCTAGAAAAGGCTTTGAAAAGGCCATTGCTCTGAACTCTAAATACGTTGATGCTCTTATGGGGCTTGGCTGGTTAAAGCTCAGACAGCGCTATTTTGAAGAGGCACGTGACCTCTACTCTAGGGCGCTAAGACAAGATGAAAATAATCCTCTTATTCATAGACAACTAGGTTTTGTTTACAAAGAAATAGGACAAAGTAGACTTGCGATACAATCTTTTCAAACTTATCTGACGCTAAACCCATCGGCGACTGATCGAGTACAAATAAATAACCTTATTACTCAACTTAAGTAA